The genomic region GTGATCCATTAGATGTTCGGCGATTTAGGAAAAGGAAAAGTGCTTTTTTGAGAATCAAAAAACCTTATTTTTTTACCTTGGTTTTTACGGAGAAATTTTTGTACTCTACATATTCAATATCATCAATTGAAAGTTGGAACACACCTTTCGTTGAATGAACAATGAAAATATCACCTAACTGAGCAACTACGGCTCCAGAAAGAACATCTCCATTTGATTTATGAATTGTTTCTAAAACGCTGTAATGATTATGAATTTCTTCCTCATCATCCAAACCGGTTTTTGTTGCATCAGCGGCAATTTTATTTAATGCTTCGGTCCTTTTCCCTGCATGTTCTTTCTCGATTGCAGAAACCGTTATTTCAGATGGATTGGATAGGTTGTCTTTTGGAGCATCAATTTGTTTTTTTACTGTTTCTGAACTAATCGAAACAAGAGTTTCTGCTTCGGCCTTTTCTTGAGGCGTGACGATACTTTCTTTTTTGGATAAACCACTATCAAAATCAGAAAAGCCTGTTAATTCTTCATTTGTTAACGCATTTGCTGCTACTTTTGCATTGATTAAATACACAAGTTCATTTAAGTTTGGATTTACTTCCAAACGTTCACCAGGTTCCAAAACAACTTCGTTTTCTTCCAGAGTTTTCACTAAACGGTTGTAATTCTCCACAGAAAGTCCTTCATTAATTTCTATAAGTTTAGGAGAAGTTTTGAAAGCAACGGACACTGCACCTTCATAAACTTTCACTTTTGGAACAGAACCTTTTTCCAATTCAAATGAAAAAACTGTTCCACGTACACCAGCCACCATCGTAGGAGAAGTTACAGAAAGATTCTGCGAGGATTTTAATTTTACTGATTTTACAAGTAGGTTTCCTGCCCATAAATGAAGTTCCGTATTAGGACGATTCTCTCCAGCAATATCTCGAAACAATACATCGGAATTATCTTTGATACGGATCACTTCCCCTCGGTATGTTTGTAAATCGACCCGTCCAAGTTTGGAAAGAACCCGATCCCCTGGTCGAACGACATCTCCAATTTTTGCTTTGGCTTCTTTACCTTGCGATAGAATCGTAATATTTCCCTGCAAAAAAGTGACCACTGCACCAGCAGTTTTGTCGTCTGCAGCATTCGACCCAAACTGGAAGCGACTGCATTGTAAGGAAAAGAAAAGGATTGGGATAAGGATCATTTTTGTTTTCATATTTTTTTCCAACTAAGCCCTGTATTAGGAGAAACAATTCAAAGTAATCCCATTTTCAAATTTGTAAAAACAAATTTTTTTTTTAGAAAATTAAATTGGTTTTTGCCAAAATTACAACTAAACACTATATAATTGCGACAGTAGACGCGAACCTGATAAAAAACAGATTGTAGATGTCTTTTCGAAAGTTTTCAGGGATTCGGTGGTTCCCGGCACAAAAACAATTGGAGACAGGATCAGAAACACTGTCAATGGTTTCCGAAATTGGACCAATAAACAAGAGTTTACCGCCAAAAACTCGACCTAGATGGACAGAGAAAACTCACAAATTTTCCTTGGTCTCAAAATGGATCCATACCATAGGAGAAAAAATAATCCTAAATTTATTTTCGTAAATCCGATATTTTTTTACCAAAATCGGAAGACCGACTCAAAAGTTTTGGTTTTCCAATGAGTTGCGATTGGTAAATACTTGTATGACCAGACACAATATATGCAATCCAGGTCGCCATAAAAAAAAGAATTCCTGCCTCCCATCCAAATAATTCCATTCCCATAATTGCAGAAGCAAGAGGAGTATTACTTGCCCCTGCAAAAACAGAAATAAAGCCAAGAGCAGCAAACAATGATAAATGTGTGGGATCAAAATAACCAAAAATATTTCCTAAACTAGCACCTATAAAAAATAAAGGAGTCACCTCCCCTCCCTTAAAACCAGAACCAATTGTAACAACCGTTAGGAGTGCCTTTAAAAGAAATGTT from Leptospira meyeri harbors:
- a CDS encoding FecR family protein; its protein translation is MKTKMILIPILFFSLQCSRFQFGSNAADDKTAGAVVTFLQGNITILSQGKEAKAKIGDVVRPGDRVLSKLGRVDLQTYRGEVIRIKDNSDVLFRDIAGENRPNTELHLWAGNLLVKSVKLKSSQNLSVTSPTMVAGVRGTVFSFELEKGSVPKVKVYEGAVSVAFKTSPKLIEINEGLSVENYNRLVKTLEENEVVLEPGERLEVNPNLNELVYLINAKVAANALTNEELTGFSDFDSGLSKKESIVTPQEKAEAETLVSISSETVKKQIDAPKDNLSNPSEITVSAIEKEHAGKRTEALNKIAADATKTGLDDEEEIHNHYSVLETIHKSNGDVLSGAVVAQLGDIFIVHSTKGVFQLSIDDIEYVEYKNFSVKTKVKK